One window from the genome of Rhodopseudomonas sp. P2A-2r encodes:
- the dapA gene encoding 4-hydroxy-tetrahydrodipicolinate synthase, whose protein sequence is MVKTMTGANDRTAWLTGCIPDLPTPFADRDRIDLAAFAQLCERQIAAGCSAIVVGETAGEMATLTPDEHDALVRAAVRTARKRVRVIAGAGSNSTSQAIELTRRSDAAGADAVMSVVPYYNKPMQSGIAAHFAAVADCTELPVILHDIPQRTVRGLADDTLLQLAAMPQFIGLRDGSGDVTRPLRLRSRLRPGFRLLSGDDATAAAFVAQGGDGSISMTAAVVPELCRKIDALRGHADLRGAQAIAAQLCRLHAALATDGTPAALKHALGLLDRMSPRVRLPMIEPDATAKAAIAEAIAGIQKDIDACVLENRLWRELRAL, encoded by the coding sequence ATGGTGAAGACCATGACCGGCGCCAACGACCGCACCGCCTGGCTGACAGGCTGCATTCCCGACCTGCCGACCCCGTTCGCCGATCGCGATCGCATCGATCTCGCCGCCTTCGCGCAATTGTGCGAACGGCAGATCGCGGCGGGCTGCAGCGCCATCGTCGTCGGCGAGACCGCCGGCGAGATGGCGACGCTGACGCCGGACGAACACGACGCGCTGGTCCGCGCCGCGGTGCGCACCGCGCGCAAGCGGGTCCGCGTGATCGCCGGCGCCGGCTCCAACTCCACCAGCCAGGCGATCGAGCTAACGCGGCGCTCCGATGCGGCCGGCGCCGACGCCGTCATGTCCGTGGTGCCCTACTACAACAAGCCGATGCAGTCGGGCATCGCGGCGCATTTTGCGGCGGTTGCCGACTGCACCGAACTGCCGGTCATCCTGCACGATATCCCGCAGCGGACGGTGCGCGGCCTCGCCGACGACACGCTGCTGCAGCTCGCAGCCATGCCGCAATTCATCGGGCTGCGCGACGGCAGCGGCGACGTCACGCGCCCGCTGCGGCTGCGCTCGCGGTTGCGGCCGGGTTTCCGGCTGCTGTCCGGCGACGATGCAACGGCCGCCGCCTTCGTGGCCCAAGGTGGCGATGGCTCCATTTCCATGACCGCTGCCGTGGTGCCGGAGCTGTGCCGGAAGATCGACGCCTTGCGCGGCCACGCGGATCTGCGCGGCGCGCAGGCTATCGCGGCGCAGTTGTGCCGGCTGCATGCAGCGCTGGCGACCGACGGCACGCCGGCGGCGCTGAAACATGCGCTCGGCCTGCTCGACCGGATGTCGCCGCGCGTGCGATTGCCGATGATTGAGCCGGATGCCACGGCGAAGGCCGCGATCGCAGAGGCGATTGCGGGGATTCAGAAGGACATCGACGCGTGTGTTTTGGAAAACCGGCTGTGGCGCGAGTTGCGGGCGCTGTAG